ATTTCTAAAAGCTCTATTTGATAATCGGCTATCTCCTTGGCATTTTTTAAGGCCGTTTTGATTTGATAGGCCTTAATATAAGAATAGCGATTACTCAATGGCGAGTCTTTAGGGCCAATCAGCAGCAGCTCCTGCTTATCTATAGGCTGGCCGAGCTGATCTAGATAGATAATATTTGCCTTTAACTTTTGAATGGATTGGCTGGCCGACTGCTTGAGGCGCAAACTCAACTGATGATAAACAGAGTTGGAAAATTGATTATAGCTTAATTCACTAGCCACAGCCTCCGCCTTAAAGAAATACTTTTGGTTTAGCTTTTCGGGAAAAACCTTTAGGGATTTGGGCAGCATTGAGCTGAAGGTTTCCTTAATATTGACCAACTCTAGCTCCAACAAAATCTCTGTAACAGGAGGTGGGTCGCCATAGGCCTGATGCAGCTCTTGAATGGCCACATAATCGCCCATTTGGGCTCCTTTTGGAATATCAAAAGTGAGTGGGCTGCTCCAGAGCTTCTCGCCGTTTTGGTCCAAATAATGCACCCAAGCCACTACGCTCCCACTGCCCGAACTCAGGAGCTTGAAATAGCCCTTTAGATAATAGCTAAACTCCTTTTCCTCTGCCCGATAGATCGTTTCTAGCTCAGCAGACAAGCCCACAATCTCGCCATCTCCGGCAATCATACTGCCTTTTTCCCAACGGCTAGAAATCGACTGGCTGCTGCCGCTATAGGCTTCTCTTACGACCACTTCTGGAATCCCTTCTCGCTCTATTTCGCTTTCGCTGCTGTAGCCAGGCATTAGGACCAGGTAGGCAATAAGCACTCCCAAGACAATGGATAAGGAAACAAAAGCATTGATTCTTTTTTGCCTTTTGTCTTCTTCCTTTTTAGGGCGGCTTGGAGCAGGCCGTCCCAAATCAAAGTTAGGGGCCGCATTTTGGGCCCTAAAGGGCCTTTCTTCTTCTTTTAACTGTACCAAAAGCTGCATAGCTCTTTGGTCTTCTGGATTGAGCTGTAGCTGTCGCTGCGCCCATAACTTCACGGCCTTTTGGTCCGAACTATTTCCCTTTTCTTGAAAACAAATCAGATGCGCTTGGGCCATCAAGAGGGCGAGGTCTTCTCCCTGAGGGCGAATCAAGCGAGCCTGCTGCAGCTCCAACAAGGCCTCCTCTCCTAAGTCATGCTGAATATAGCCTTTGGCCCTACCGATAAAATCTTGGTAGGCCCCTTCTAATTTATCCCAATCCGTATAACTCAGGCCCATAGAAAGGCCCAGCTCTTTATATTCTTCTTGGCTAAAGCTTTCTTCCTCAATGCGGTTTTGCATTTGTTTTAGCTGCTCGAGCAAAGATTTTATTTGGGGATCCTGCATAAAAAATGGGAAATTCAGTGAACAATTTGGTCAAATCGTGATAGACGTCACCTTTTTTAAAAATAGTCTAAACTACTTTTGTTCATAGAGTGAACGCCTCAATAGAATTCTTGACCTCTTTTACACCAGTAAAGTACAAATTATTATGGATATCAAACAATTTATACCCGCTTTAGAGTGGCTTCCCAAATACTCCCAAAACGACCTAAAAGGCGATTTATCGGCAGGTTTGACCGTGGGCGTGATGTTGATCCCTCAAGGGATGGCTTATTCAATGTTGGCCGGCTTGCCTCCAATTTATGGACTTTATGCCTCTATTCTTCCGCTGATCATTTATGCTTTTTTGGGAACCTCACGGCAGTTGGCTGTGGGGCCTGTTGCTATGGTATCTTTGTTGGTTGCTTCTGGAGTAGGCGCCATTACTCAAGATCCTGATGAGTTTATTAAATTGGCTATCATGATGGCCCTAATGGTGGGTATTTTCCAATTCACCCTTGGGGTTTTACGCATGGGTTTTCTGGTCAACTTCCTTTCTCATCCGGTGATTAGTGGTTTTACCTCTGCCGCAGCCCTGATTATTGGATTTTCGCAGCTCAAGCATTTGCTGGGTATTGACCTAAAACGCTCGCATCATGTGCACGATATTATTGGACAAGCCATTGAGCGCGCTGGAGAAACCAATATGTATACCCTCATGATTGGCCTAGGCGGCGTGGCCATTATCTTGGCCCTCAAAAAGCTAAACAAAAAAATGGGGATCAATATCCCTGGCCCTTTGGTTGCCGTAGTTTTTGGTATCCTTACCGTTTGGGGCATGGGCCTTTTTGATGCCGGTGTTAAGATTGTTGGAGAGGTGCCCAGCGGTTTGCCTACCCCTCAAGTGCCTACCTTTAGCCTAGAAAACTTCCAGAAGCTTTTGCCGATCGCTTTGACGATCTCGCTAGTGGGCTTTATGGAGTCTATCGCTGTAGCTAAAGCCATTCAGGCCAAGCACAAAAATTATAAGATTGTCCCCAACCAAGAACTTATTGGTCTTGGACTAGCCAATATTGGCGGCTCTTTCTTGCAGGCCTTTCCCACTACAGGAGGGTTCTCTCGTACAGCAGTAAATGACCAAGCTGGAGCAAAAACTGGTGTAGCGGCTATTCTTTCTGCCGCCCTGATCGTTCTTACGCTGCTTTTCCTTACCCCCCTATTCTACTACCTACCCAAAGCCATTTTGGCCTCTGTAATTATGGTAGCCGTATTTGGCCTTATTGATTATAATGAAGCCATCCACCTCTGGAAGGCCGATCGCCGCGATTTCTGGATGCTCGTCCTCACTTTTGTAGCTACCCTTTCTTTGGGTATTGAGCAAGGTATTGGCTTGGGTGTTGTGGTTTCTTTGTTCAGCATTATCTACCAAACTACTCGCCCCCATTTGGCCATCTTGGCCCGCATTCCTGGCAGCAAGCACTACCGTAACGTAAAACGCTTTGACCGACTAGAAGAGCGCAGCGACTTGCTCATCCTCCGCTTTGATGCACAGCTTTATTTTGCCAATACCACTTTCTTCCGCGAAAGCATCGAGAAACTAGCCGAAGAAGCTGGCGAAGACCTCAAAGCGATTATTATCAATGCCGAAAGTATCAACGCTATTGATTCTAGTGCCATGCACGCCCTAGAAGATGTAGCCAAAGAGATTCAGGCCAAGGGCACTAACTTCTTTGTGGCCGGCGCCAAAGGCCCTGTTCGAGATGCCCTTTATCGGGGCCATATTATCGAGCATATTGGTACCGAAAACTTCTTTATTGATGTTCAGGCCGCTGTAGATGCCGCCGATGGCAAAGATGGCCGCGAACATGATGAATATGTACTCGAAAATAGCCTCTAGGCTGTTCTAATGTCTGTTGTTTAACGGCTAGTGGGAGCTTTCCTGCTAGCCGTTTTTTTATGCTTTTTCTGAAGGTTTTTGGGGCCTCCGCAGCAAAGCTGCGGCGCTACGTTTCGCAGCTCGCTATTCGCTCGGCACTTCGCCGCTGAAAGCGGCTAGGTCTGGCCCTGCGGGCCACTGCTGCACATCGCTAGGCCGCTCAACAACTATGTTTTAGCCGGGCCTTCCGCTTCGGCCACTGAAAAAGGTCCAATTGTTAGCAATAAGTTAAAGCACTAGCCTAATGAACTTATTCAAAGAGTTAAAGAATGACCTTTTTAGTATGGTTAATGATGCCCCAAACATCATTGACCATAGTTCAGCAGTCGTTGATGATGCCCCAAACATCATTGACCATAGTTCAGCAGTCGTTGATGATACCCCAAACATCATTGACCATAGTTCAGCCGTCGTTGATGATGCCCCAAACATCATTGACTATAGTTCAGCTGTCGTTGATGATACCCCAAACATCATTGACCATAGTTCAGCGGTCGTTGATGATACCCCAAACATCATTGACCATAGTTCAGCGGTCGTTGATGATACCCCAAACATCATTGACTATAGTTCAGCGAGGGACTGTTCGGGATTTTGTGTATTAGAATAAAATTTGGGCCTTTAGCTGGCTAGGATTTGGTTAATCCTTGTCTAGAAACCAGCCCTAATAATAATTCCAATAGCGTTTATTGGGATTATGCAAATACTTAAAGGCTCTATATCGGAGGCCTAGGCTTAGCTTCAGGCTGCTCCAGTCTACCCTTTGCAAAAAGAGTTCGTCTAGCTCGAAGAGTGGGGGATTTAGGGGCTGTTGTTGGCGATCTAGGGCAAAGAGTTGTCGGCGGCGGCTACCTTCTCGGCCAGAGCGGCCCCTGAAGTAGGCAAAATCGCTAAAGAGGGTCCATCTTTTATTGAGGCGATATTGCAGGCTAGCGCCTAGTTCTATGGCTCCGCCCACGGCTGGCGAAAAGCTCCAGCTATAGCGGTCCAGTTGTTCATTGGCATTGAGGGCTCCTCTTTGGGCGTTCCAGCCCCAAAGGACAAAGGCCCCCGCATTTAGGCGGAGTTGGAACTGTAGGCAGTGGCCGCCTTGAAAGCTCAGGCCGGGCATAAAATAAAGATTAGACCAATCTTGCGCTTTTGCTTCTAATAGGTTATACTGCTTTTTCCAGTTTTCATTTTGCTGGCCCAACTGCATATAGCCAACTTGCAACTGAGGGATCCAGAGGGGGTGTTGGCTAGAGCGGAACTGTATTCTAGCTTCGGTAAAAGCGCCATAGCTAGCCCCATCAGCGGCATCTGCTTGGTCCTTGAGTTGGGCAAAAGGGCCAATAGCCCAGGCGGCCCCGGCAGAGAGCGAGTACTCTGCTTTGAGCTGGAGCTTATAGCTTTTAGGGCCAATATTAAAGCGTTTAAACTGAGCAAATAAGGGCCTGTTAATCAAGGAAAAGGAAGCGATAAAAACAAGAAAACTCCATTTGAGCATAAGGCTAAATTTGTATACCAAAAAAATAGGAAAGTACTAGTAAAACTAGGACTTTTGCGGGGGGAAATACCCTAAGATAAGTTATAAAAAATAGCATAAAATAGCTATCTTGCAGACCGCTTAGAATTAAGGTTTCGGAGGCGGCGCAGCCGCCTGGCCTAGCGATGTGCAGCAGTGGCCCGCAGGGCCAGACCGAGCCGCTGAAAGCGGCGAAGGGCCGAGCAGACCTGCGAGCTGCGGAACGTAGCGCCGAGGAGCGAAGCGAGGCGGAGGCCCCAAAAGAAATAAAAAAATTAGTCTCAAAAGAGCGTTTTAGATATTATGAATCCAGAACAGAAAATTGTCCCTATTAACATTACAGACGAGATGAAGTCGGCTTATATTGACTACTCTATGTCTGTAATTATTTCGAGAGCCCTGCCTGATGTGCGCGATGGTCTCAAGCCAGTTCATCGCCGTGTGTTGTACGGTATGCATGAATTGGGTTTGGTACATAACAAAGCCCATAAGAAATCTGCCCGTATTGTGGGGGAGGTTTTGGGTAAGTATCACCCACATGGCGATAGCTCGGTATATGATACTATGGTGCGTATGGCCCAAGATTGGTCTTTGCGTTACACTTTGGTAGATGGCCAAGGAAACTTTGGTTCTGTAGATGGCGACAGCCCTGCGGCTATGCGTTATACGGAGGCCCGTTTGGCTAAAATCAGTGCAGAGATGTTGGCGGATATTGAGAAAGAAACCGTTGATTATCAGTACAACTTTGATGATACCTTGCAAGAGCCTACTGTTTTGCCCACCCGTATTCCCAACTTGTTGGTGAATGGGGCTTCGGGGATTGCTGTGGGGATGGCGACGAATATGTTGCCTCATAACCTGACCGAGGTTTGCGAGGGCATTATTGCTTATTTGCACAACAAAGAAATTGATGTAGAGGGCTTGATGCAATACATCAAGGGCCCCGATTTTCCTACAGGCGGTACTATATATGGTACGCAGGGGGTACGTCAGGCCTTTGAAACGGGCCGCGGACGTATTACTTTGCGAGGCAAGGCCGAAGTAGAGGAAGTGAATGGTCGCACAGCGATTATTGTGCGGGAAATCCCTTATCAGGTCAATAAGGCCAACCTCATTCAGAAGATTGCGGAATTGGTAAACAGCAAAAAGATTGAGGGTATTACGGACATCCGCGATGAGTCGGACCGCAAGGGGATGCGTATTGTGATTATTTTGCGCAGAGATGCCAATGCTCAGGTAGTATTGAGTAAGCTCTATAAATACTCGGCTCTACAAAGCTTTTTTGGGGTGAACAACATCTGTTTGGTTGATGGTCGCCCTCGTTTGTTGAGCTTGAAAGAACTGATTGTGGAATTTGTGAAGTTCCGCATGCAAGTGATTGAGCGCCGTAGCTTATTTGACCTTAAGAAGAATGAAGCCCGGGCGCATATCTTGATTGGTTTGTTGGCGGCTTTGGACCGTTTGGATGAGGTGATTGCTTTGATTAGAGCCTCTAAGAATGGGGAAGAGGCCCGAGAAGCCTTGATGAACTTTGACTTTTCGCCTAAGGGAGATGCTTTGGATAGCTTCTTGGCTGAATTTCCTTTGGAAGGGGGCAAACTATCTGAGAAGCAGGCCAAGGCTATCTTGGATATGCGTTTGCAGCGCCTTACGGGCTTGGAAAGAGACCGTTTGCAGGAGGAGTTTAAGGGCATCATGGCCGAAATTGAGGACCTTAAAGACATTTTGGCTCGTGCTGAGCGTCGAGAAAGCATCATTGAAGAAGAACTACAGGAAGTGGTGGCCAAATATGGCGATGAGCGCCTGACGGACATCACCCATGCTGCTGGAGAAATCTCTATTGAAGATATGATTAAGAATGAGCGAGTGGTGGTCACCATTTCTCATTTGGGTTATATCAAGCGCACGGCAAGTAGCGAATACCAGACC
This genomic interval from Saprospira grandis contains the following:
- a CDS encoding SulP family inorganic anion transporter, which encodes MDIKQFIPALEWLPKYSQNDLKGDLSAGLTVGVMLIPQGMAYSMLAGLPPIYGLYASILPLIIYAFLGTSRQLAVGPVAMVSLLVASGVGAITQDPDEFIKLAIMMALMVGIFQFTLGVLRMGFLVNFLSHPVISGFTSAAALIIGFSQLKHLLGIDLKRSHHVHDIIGQAIERAGETNMYTLMIGLGGVAIILALKKLNKKMGINIPGPLVAVVFGILTVWGMGLFDAGVKIVGEVPSGLPTPQVPTFSLENFQKLLPIALTISLVGFMESIAVAKAIQAKHKNYKIVPNQELIGLGLANIGGSFLQAFPTTGGFSRTAVNDQAGAKTGVAAILSAALIVLTLLFLTPLFYYLPKAILASVIMVAVFGLIDYNEAIHLWKADRRDFWMLVLTFVATLSLGIEQGIGLGVVVSLFSIIYQTTRPHLAILARIPGSKHYRNVKRFDRLEERSDLLILRFDAQLYFANTTFFRESIEKLAEEAGEDLKAIIINAESINAIDSSAMHALEDVAKEIQAKGTNFFVAGAKGPVRDALYRGHIIEHIGTENFFIDVQAAVDAADGKDGREHDEYVLENSL
- a CDS encoding autotransporter domain-containing protein, with product MLKWSFLVFIASFSLINRPLFAQFKRFNIGPKSYKLQLKAEYSLSAGAAWAIGPFAQLKDQADAADGASYGAFTEARIQFRSSQHPLWIPQLQVGYMQLGQQNENWKKQYNLLEAKAQDWSNLYFMPGLSFQGGHCLQFQLRLNAGAFVLWGWNAQRGALNANEQLDRYSWSFSPAVGGAIELGASLQYRLNKRWTLFSDFAYFRGRSGREGSRRRQLFALDRQQQPLNPPLFELDELFLQRVDWSSLKLSLGLRYRAFKYLHNPNKRYWNYY
- the gyrA gene encoding DNA gyrase subunit A — translated: MNPEQKIVPINITDEMKSAYIDYSMSVIISRALPDVRDGLKPVHRRVLYGMHELGLVHNKAHKKSARIVGEVLGKYHPHGDSSVYDTMVRMAQDWSLRYTLVDGQGNFGSVDGDSPAAMRYTEARLAKISAEMLADIEKETVDYQYNFDDTLQEPTVLPTRIPNLLVNGASGIAVGMATNMLPHNLTEVCEGIIAYLHNKEIDVEGLMQYIKGPDFPTGGTIYGTQGVRQAFETGRGRITLRGKAEVEEVNGRTAIIVREIPYQVNKANLIQKIAELVNSKKIEGITDIRDESDRKGMRIVIILRRDANAQVVLSKLYKYSALQSFFGVNNICLVDGRPRLLSLKELIVEFVKFRMQVIERRSLFDLKKNEARAHILIGLLAALDRLDEVIALIRASKNGEEAREALMNFDFSPKGDALDSFLAEFPLEGGKLSEKQAKAILDMRLQRLTGLERDRLQEEFKGIMAEIEDLKDILARAERRESIIEEELQEVVAKYGDERLTDITHAAGEISIEDMIKNERVVVTISHLGYIKRTASSEYQTQSRGGRGSKAAATRDKDFMEHLFVSNTHDYLLLFTQKGRCHWKRVYEIPEGGKSTKGRAIQNFVELPEDDKVKAYIVLKDLKDDEFLDNHFLTFATRKGLVKKTPLRAYSRPRSAGINAITFKEGDELLEVKLTNGKSEIMLAASNGKAIRFSEEDVRSMGRMAAGVKGINMEEGVELIGMITFAEGEEEKKIANISENGLGKCTELEEYRIQSRGGKGIKTMQLTEKTGKLIAIKAVTDRDDLMIINKSGLTIRFTVEQLPINGRSTQGVKLINLKGGDAIADVALIKDADRGEEEDMVEEGEASSDEAAAPTEE